ATCGAATGCCGAGGATGCCTTTATGTAGGTTTTACCATCGTCCCCGTGTTTCGAAAAAAGATGCGAATAGGGCGGGACCTGATCACCGGTCTGCTGCATGTAACGGGCAAGATTGCCCTTGGTAAAGCCTTCCCCTATTCGGGAAGCCAGGTCATCCTGCAGGAGGATCCCATCGACACCCGTTGATGCCAGGTCAACGTAAAGATTTTTCAGATAAGCCCTGACCCTGGGATCGAAGATGTCCAGGTCCGTCAGGGTGTGGAATGTGTTCTCGTCCGGTGAATAGACAACATCTCCTGGAAGATCAGGGTTACCGAAGGCGCCCTTTCGGGTAACCATCCACGCGTAGGCATTAAGCCCCTCCTTATGACAAAGACGGACGAATGAAGTCATCAGGTCTTTCACCACGGGTGCGTGCCGGGTTGGAAAGTAGACCCCCTCACGCTTTATTCCGGGCTGTCCGGCAGCGGCCGCATGGTAGCGATCCCCGTCCAGTTGGAAAGCTCTCAGGATCACGGTGTTAAAACCCATCCTTCGGATCCGGTTGAGCCAGAGAGCAGTTGATGCGTCGTCTTTTGAACGGAGTACCAGGACCTGGACTGCCTTGATGCGTTCGAGCCCCTGGATCTCGGGCGCTATTATGACCCGGTTCGCACAGCCCGAGAGGAGGATCAGAAGGGCAAGAACGATAGGGAGGCGTCTAGTTGAAAGCCGCATCAAGGGCATCCT
This genomic interval from bacterium BMS3Abin14 contains the following:
- the pgaB gene encoding poly-beta-1,6-N-acetyl-D-glucosamine N-deacetylase precursor; this encodes MRLSTRRLPIVLALLILLSGCANRVIIAPEIQGLERIKAVQVLVLRSKDDASTALWLNRIRRMGFNTVILRAFQLDGDRYHAAAAGQPGIKREGVYFPTRHAPVVKDLMTSFVRLCHKEGLNAYAWMVTRKGAFGNPDLPGDVVYSPDENTFHTLTDLDIFDPRVRAYLKNLYVDLASTGVDGILLQDDLASRIGEGFTKGNLARYMQQTGDQVPPYSHLFSKHGDDGKTYIKASSAFDGWVQWKTEGITSLARELEDTVRKFNPGIRMIMNLTYEAVTSPKNGRLWLSQDLRSALARGPSYAGIMLYHRQMQDELGLTLTQVLELLDKSLQDLSQRLEQKTRVILKFQSRDWKTGEQVPVDDLVSGLLLAWGQGWSVAIVPPPSDEQATGLYRVLKDM